In Anthocerotibacter panamensis C109, the sequence AAATTAGCTATTAAGTTTTGGCTATGACCGAGGGCTACCACGCCAAGAGCGCTGCTGTCACGGGTGTTAGGCGCTAATCTAAAGGGAGCCTTATGGCCTCAGACCCTGCTTTGGTGTGCGTTTCCCCGGCTTTAGGAGCGGACGCGACGCTATTTTAAAATTTGAACGTGCTGTGCAATGACCCTGAGCAAGACCTTGCGACCGAGCGGCAACCAGCGTGCAACTGGAGTGGTAAAATCAGCGCGTCAGACCGTCTATCTCAAGCATGTCGCAGCACAAGCCCTCAATACATATCGCTAGCGCTGTGCCCGGTGCAGCAGGCTTGGCCTTGCGTCGCAGCCGGATCTGCAAAAGATGTACTGATCTAGCCGTCCTCCTCCTGGGTCTATCCGTACTGACCCCAAGGATCAGCGCCGAGGAGTGCCCCAAAAGTATTGCCTACTATCTGCATAGTTTTGTACAGACAGGTAGCGTCAAGAGCCTAGGCTGCTTTCAGAAGCTGAAAACCTCTATTCTTACGGCCAGTCCGCCCGCCATCGTCCAGGAACCTGCGCTCCTAACGCTGCCACCGCCTCCAACGCCCCCGGTTCAGTCCCTAGCCCCAGGGCGTTTACCCCCGGTCCTCGCCCCCTACCAAGAGCAGACCGCCCAGCCAGCATTGCAGGCAGCAGTATCCTTTGCCCCTTCCTTTTTGGAGGCCCAATTACTGCGAGAGCGCCCCGACGGGGTATTGGTCGCAGCACGGCCCCTTGCTGCGCCCCAGACGCACTACCCGGAGGAGGACCGCAATGCAGGACACCAGGGTGTTGCCCTCATCCAAGCCTCGGTCAGCGCGCGGGGCATCGTCACAAAAACCCGCGTCTTGCGCAGTAGTGGCTGGCCCAGTCTAGACAAAGCCGCTCGCAGTGCGGTGCTGAACATGGAATTTATGCCCGCCCGCCGGGGATTAGAGCCGCCCCAACCCGCGCTTGTCGAAATTCCTGTCCCGTTTTCCCTAGAAGATGCCCCAATCCCATGACGTACACCGAACGCAGGTCGGGATAGGCTGCCTAGCGAGCATCATGACCGGGGTGCAACCCGGCTCGCTTTGGCTGGCGTGGGCTTGCTGCGTCGTTGGGCAGCGGTTTGGGCGAAGAGTTCGCGCAGGCGACTGCTGCTGGTAAAGGCTCCCGCTTGCAGGCGCAAATAGAGCTTACCCGCAGCGTCATGGGCCATGACATCCGCTACTGTCTGCGCCGGGGTCCGGTGGCGCACTTCCACCGAGACGTAGAAAGATTGGTCCCAGGGCAAGGGCCGGAACTGTTCGAGCGCCGGGAATCGGGAAGGTAACCCGCCCGCAGTAGAGAAGTGGTCGATGTGGACGAGGACTGGATGCAGGATGACATCGGTGGTGTAGGGGTTGAAGGTCCGCACCGGAAACTGGCCTTGTACCCGGTCTGAGAGCGCTGGAAGTCGGCACTGGACTGTGATCTTGTCCGGGCTGAGGTTGAGGACCCGCTCCAGACCTGCCAAACCGGGACCGTGAAACAGAATACCCTGGTCATAGAGGTTGGACCCGGTCAGAGGGTGGGTCTCGCTCAGGTCGAAGTCCGTGTAGTGGGGGGGCTCAGGAAGCTGGCGCACCAACTGGACTGTGCCCTTGTAGTGGTAAAACTTTTGCCCCTGCTCGTTGAGGCTCCACAGCGTCGCCTGAAAGACCACCGCTTCTTCCTGAGGCGGTTGCGCTTCTAGGTCGAGGATAAATTCCTGCGCCTGTGATTCAGCAAAGGTGATGCCCTTGAGTAGCCGGACGTCGCTGTAGCGAAAGAAAGTATAGCCCGGACACAACTGCTCACAACTGTGGATTACCCACGCCGCCGCACAGGTAAAAGGTAGGACGGGCTGGCCTGCAAGCTGATGGTCAACTAGAAAAGGGTTGGCGGCAGGATCGAGGACGCGGCGCATACGGATCTTGGGCGGGACCTCAAGGTGGGGGGCGCTTGGGCGGGGCGGAGGGCTGCCGAGTACGACCTGACAGGGGCCATCGGCACTCAGCTCGGCTTGTAGCATCTGCACGCCCGTGGCTACGGGAATAAGCGCGATCTTAGGCTGTGCATGGAGCTGAGGGGTCACCATACCCCCCTCCCACGGCCCCCAGTTGATAGCGAGTACCCGGCAGGTGGTCAGTTTGTGCTTAAGCCAATAGGCAGTTTTGTTGAGGACTTCGTTAGCCATAGCGTAGTCTGCCTGACCGACATGACCATAAAAACCAGCTGTGGAGGAAAACAAGATTATATTTTTGAGTTGGGAGAGTGAGGCGCAGGTGAGTAAGTTATTCAAGCCCTGTACCTTTACCCCAAAGATCCTTGTGAAATCCTGGAGCGTCTTCTGCTCAATGCGCTGGTCCGCTAACTCGCCCGCGCCATGAATAAGTCCGGTGATAGGTCCTAGGCGAGCCACTGCCGGAGCGATT encodes:
- a CDS encoding energy transducer TonB, producing the protein MSQHKPSIHIASAVPGAAGLALRRSRICKRCTDLAVLLLGLSVLTPRISAEECPKSIAYYLHSFVQTGSVKSLGCFQKLKTSILTASPPAIVQEPALLTLPPPPTPPVQSLAPGRLPPVLAPYQEQTAQPALQAAVSFAPSFLEAQLLRERPDGVLVAARPLAAPQTHYPEEDRNAGHQGVALIQASVSARGIVTKTRVLRSSGWPSLDKAARSAVLNMEFMPARRGLEPPQPALVEIPVPFSLEDAPIP